Proteins from a genomic interval of Streptomyces sp. SID8374:
- a CDS encoding GAF domain-containing protein — MTDPWVALAADTDPGEQVGALRRAHEAFTSAGRLERPVRTVVGESWLRSARAQVSPDGAPVVEFGADELGPYREAHPLARAMPVIRELMGAYATDGEHLLAVCDAHGRLLWVEGHATARRRAGAMNFVEGARWAESVAGTNAPGTAIAVGRPVQVFAAEHFLRPVQQWTCAAAPLHDPHTGRVLGAVDITGGDRLAHPHSLAFVQAVARAAESHLALLAPAADGGSVRLSALGRDEAVLRAGGRRIRLSRRHSEILVALARRPEGLSGDELLIELYEDESVPPVTLRAELSRLRRLLGPDLLHSRPYRLALPVDADFDTVTRRLGSGAVAAALDAYAGPLLPGSRAPAVVRLRHRIADELRAALIARGDPGLLADWAYSPWGEDDLAVWQALAGAAPAGQRAALLARVRRLDAEQGG, encoded by the coding sequence TTGACGGACCCCTGGGTGGCCCTGGCCGCTGATACGGACCCCGGTGAACAGGTCGGGGCGCTGCGCCGCGCGCACGAGGCGTTCACGTCGGCGGGGCGGCTGGAGCGGCCGGTACGTACGGTGGTCGGCGAGTCGTGGCTCCGCTCGGCCCGGGCCCAGGTCAGCCCGGACGGCGCGCCCGTGGTGGAGTTCGGGGCGGACGAGCTGGGGCCGTACCGCGAGGCGCATCCGCTGGCCCGGGCGATGCCCGTGATCCGTGAACTCATGGGCGCCTACGCCACGGACGGGGAGCATCTGCTGGCCGTCTGCGACGCCCACGGCAGGCTGCTGTGGGTGGAGGGCCATGCCACGGCCCGCCGCCGGGCGGGGGCGATGAACTTCGTGGAGGGCGCGCGCTGGGCGGAGAGCGTAGCCGGGACCAACGCGCCGGGCACGGCCATCGCGGTCGGCCGGCCGGTGCAGGTCTTCGCGGCCGAGCACTTCCTGCGCCCGGTCCAGCAGTGGACGTGCGCGGCGGCCCCGCTGCACGACCCCCACACCGGCCGGGTGCTGGGGGCGGTGGACATCACGGGCGGCGACCGGCTGGCGCACCCGCACAGTCTGGCCTTCGTCCAGGCGGTGGCGCGGGCCGCCGAGTCCCACCTCGCGCTGCTGGCACCGGCGGCGGACGGTGGGTCGGTGCGGCTGAGCGCGCTGGGCCGGGACGAGGCGGTGCTGCGCGCGGGCGGCCGCAGGATCCGGCTCAGCAGGCGGCACAGCGAGATCCTCGTCGCCCTGGCCCGCCGCCCGGAGGGACTGAGCGGGGACGAGCTGCTGATCGAGTTGTACGAGGACGAGTCGGTGCCCCCGGTGACGCTGCGGGCCGAACTCTCCCGGCTCAGGCGGCTGCTGGGCCCCGACCTCCTGCATTCGCGCCCGTACCGGCTCGCCCTGCCCGTGGACGCCGACTTCGACACGGTGACGCGGCGGCTGGGCTCCGGGGCGGTGGCGGCTGCGCTGGACGCGTACGCGGGCCCGCTGCTGCCGGGGTCGCGCGCCCCCGCCGTCGTACGGCTGCGCCACCGCATCGCGGACGAGTTGCGGGCGGCGCTGATCGCCCGGGGTGACCCCGGGCTGCTGGCCGACTGGGCGTACAGCCCGTGGGGCGAGGACGACCTGGCGGTGTGGCAGGCGCTGGCGGGCGCGGCACCGGCGGGGCAGCGGGCGGCGCTGCTGGCGAGGGTGCGGAGGCTGGACGCGGAACAGGGCGGCTGA
- a CDS encoding N-acetylmuramoyl-L-alanine amidase, giving the protein MHRRRLLQGAAVTVAAALAPASARAVAPPPAVADYPTALWAPAHTANYTVPSHPSERRIDRVVIHVAQQLFTPTIGIFGDPAKQVSAHYVVRSGDGHVAQCVREEDIAWHAGNWEVNTRSIGIEHEGWVDRPEFFTDAMYRRSALLTADICARHGIPKDRAHIIGHHEVPGSDHTDPGVLWDWERYLRLVDLP; this is encoded by the coding sequence ATGCACCGCAGAAGGCTCCTTCAGGGGGCCGCCGTCACCGTGGCGGCGGCGCTGGCCCCGGCGTCGGCACGGGCCGTCGCTCCCCCGCCCGCCGTCGCGGACTACCCGACGGCTCTCTGGGCGCCCGCCCACACGGCGAACTACACCGTCCCCTCGCACCCGTCCGAGCGCCGGATCGACCGTGTCGTCATCCACGTCGCGCAGCAGCTGTTCACCCCGACGATCGGCATCTTCGGCGATCCGGCCAAGCAGGTCTCCGCCCACTACGTGGTGCGCTCCGGTGACGGCCATGTCGCCCAGTGCGTCAGGGAAGAGGACATCGCCTGGCACGCGGGCAACTGGGAGGTCAACACCCGCAGCATCGGCATAGAGCACGAGGGGTGGGTGGACCGTCCGGAGTTCTTCACCGACGCGATGTACCGGCGTTCGGCGCTCCTCACCGCGGACATCTGCGCGCGGCACGGCATCCCCAAGGACCGCGCGCACATCATCGGCCACCACGAGGTGCCCGGCAGCGACCACACCGACCCCGGTGTCCTCTGGGACTGGGAGCGCTATCTGCGGCTCGTCGACCTCCCCTGA
- a CDS encoding nitrate/nitrite transporter — translation MKSRRSASGRWIQDWDPENEEFWARTGRRIARRNLVLSVLSEHIGFSVWSLWSVLVLFMSPEIGLDFAPDEKFLLVVVPTLVGAVLRLPYSYAVTRFGGRNWTVFASAVLLVPTVLAFVFVQRPGTPLWVFLLIGATAGVGGANFASSMTNITIFYPQRHQGWALGVNAGGGNLGVAVIQILGLLVIATAGNTHPSYVIALYLPLIVVVSVLSALRMDNVEAVRAEPGALREAAGSRHTWWISVLYIGTFGSFIGYGFAFGLVLQSEFGSTPLEAASVTFLGPLLGSLARPFGGKVADRWGGARVSVWTFVGLGAGTCVLLIASRAGSFALFVAGFTVLFVLSGFGNGSTYKMIPAVFAREAEEAITSGADAPRAFARARRVSGAVIGIAGAVGALGGVAVNLAFRASYQDGGSGETAFLCFLGFYALCVLILLRVYLGRERAQASAPRPARPRTSHVR, via the coding sequence ATGAAGAGCCGACGGTCCGCTTCCGGACGGTGGATCCAGGACTGGGACCCGGAGAACGAGGAATTCTGGGCGCGCACCGGCAGGAGGATCGCCCGCCGCAACCTGGTGCTGTCCGTCCTCTCCGAACACATCGGGTTCTCCGTGTGGAGCCTGTGGTCGGTGCTCGTCCTGTTCATGTCGCCCGAGATCGGCCTGGACTTCGCCCCGGACGAGAAGTTCCTGCTGGTGGTCGTCCCCACCCTGGTCGGCGCGGTGCTGCGGCTGCCGTACAGCTACGCCGTGACCCGCTTCGGCGGCCGCAACTGGACGGTGTTCGCCTCCGCCGTGCTCCTGGTGCCGACGGTCCTCGCGTTCGTCTTCGTCCAGCGCCCCGGGACGCCCCTGTGGGTGTTCCTGCTGATCGGTGCCACGGCGGGTGTGGGAGGCGCCAACTTCGCCTCCTCGATGACCAACATCACCATCTTCTACCCGCAGCGGCATCAGGGCTGGGCCCTGGGAGTGAACGCGGGCGGCGGCAATCTGGGCGTGGCCGTGATCCAGATCCTGGGTCTGCTGGTCATCGCCACGGCCGGGAACACCCACCCGTCGTACGTGATCGCCCTCTACCTGCCGCTGATCGTGGTCGTGTCCGTGCTGTCGGCGCTGAGGATGGACAACGTCGAGGCGGTACGCGCGGAGCCGGGTGCTCTGCGCGAGGCCGCCGGCAGCCGTCACACCTGGTGGATATCCGTCCTCTACATCGGCACGTTCGGTTCGTTCATCGGTTACGGCTTCGCCTTCGGCCTCGTTCTGCAGAGCGAGTTCGGGTCCACCCCGCTGGAGGCCGCATCCGTCACCTTTCTCGGCCCTCTGCTCGGGTCCCTCGCCCGGCCGTTCGGCGGGAAGGTGGCCGACCGGTGGGGTGGAGCCCGCGTCAGTGTGTGGACCTTCGTGGGGCTGGGTGCGGGCACCTGTGTGCTGCTGATCGCGTCCCGGGCCGGGTCGTTCGCCCTGTTCGTCGCCGGGTTCACCGTGCTGTTCGTCCTCAGCGGCTTCGGCAACGGGTCGACGTACAAGATGATCCCGGCCGTGTTCGCCCGGGAGGCGGAGGAGGCCATCACCTCCGGGGCCGACGCCCCGCGGGCCTTCGCCCGGGCGCGGCGGGTCTCGGGGGCGGTCATCGGGATCGCCGGGGCCGTCGGCGCGCTCGGCGGTGTCGCCGTGAACCTCGCCTTCCGGGCCTCGTACCAGGACGGAGGCAGCGGCGAGACCGCCTTCCTCTGCTTCCTCGGCTTCTACGCCCTGTGCGTGCTGATCCTGCTGCGGGTCTACCTGGGCCGTGAGCGCGCCCAGGCCTCCGCTCCCCGCCCGGCCCGTCCCCGGACCTCGCATGTCCGCTGA
- a CDS encoding aldehyde dehydrogenase family protein, translated as MTRYAAPGTEGAIVTYASRYDHWIGGAYVPPVRGGYFENPSPVNGRPFTEVARGTSEDVELALDAAHAAAPAWGATPAGDRAAVLNRIADRMEAHLEELAVAESWENGKPVRETLAADIPLAIDHFRYFAGVLRAQEGSLSELDEDTVAYHFHEPLGVVGQIIPWNFPILMATWKLAPALAAGNAVVLKPAEQTPVSIHFWMSLVADLLPPGIVNIVNGFGEEAGKPLASSPRVAKIAFTGETTTGRLIMQYASENLKPVTLELGGKSPNIFFDDVSRSDDDFLDKALEGFTMFALNQGEVCTCPSRALIQRGHYGAFLEAGIARTEKIVPGHPLDTDTMIGAQASDSQLQKILSYLEIGQQEGAKILTGGQRVEHGGELAGGYYVQPTVFEGDNRMRIFQEEIFGPVVAVASFTDFDDAITTANDTLYGLGAGVWTRDTNTAYRAGRAIKAGRVWTNCYHAYPAHAAFGGYKESGIGRENHKMMLEHYQQTKNLLVSYSAQKLGFF; from the coding sequence ATGACCCGTTACGCCGCACCAGGCACCGAGGGCGCGATCGTCACGTACGCGTCCCGCTACGACCACTGGATCGGCGGCGCGTACGTCCCGCCGGTCCGGGGCGGGTACTTCGAGAACCCGAGCCCCGTCAACGGCCGCCCCTTCACCGAGGTCGCCCGCGGCACCTCCGAGGACGTCGAACTCGCCCTGGACGCGGCACACGCGGCCGCGCCCGCGTGGGGCGCGACCCCGGCCGGTGACCGGGCCGCCGTCCTGAACCGGATCGCGGACCGGATGGAAGCGCATCTGGAGGAGCTGGCGGTCGCCGAGAGCTGGGAGAACGGAAAGCCGGTGCGCGAGACGCTGGCCGCCGACATCCCGCTGGCCATCGACCACTTCCGCTACTTCGCGGGGGTCCTGCGCGCCCAGGAGGGCTCGCTCAGCGAGCTGGACGAGGACACCGTCGCGTACCACTTCCATGAGCCGCTGGGCGTGGTCGGCCAGATCATCCCGTGGAACTTCCCGATCCTGATGGCCACCTGGAAGCTCGCCCCCGCTCTGGCGGCGGGCAACGCGGTGGTCCTGAAGCCGGCCGAGCAGACCCCGGTGTCGATCCACTTCTGGATGAGCCTGGTGGCCGATCTGCTGCCGCCGGGGATCGTCAACATCGTCAACGGCTTCGGCGAGGAGGCCGGAAAGCCACTGGCCTCCAGCCCGCGCGTCGCGAAGATCGCGTTCACCGGCGAGACCACGACGGGGCGGCTGATCATGCAGTACGCCTCCGAGAACCTCAAGCCGGTGACGCTGGAGCTGGGCGGCAAGTCGCCGAACATCTTCTTCGACGACGTCTCCCGCAGTGACGACGACTTCCTCGACAAGGCCCTCGAAGGGTTCACGATGTTCGCCCTCAACCAGGGCGAGGTGTGTACGTGTCCGTCGCGCGCCCTGATCCAGCGGGGGCACTACGGGGCGTTCCTGGAGGCCGGGATCGCCCGTACGGAGAAGATCGTGCCGGGCCACCCCCTGGACACCGACACGATGATCGGCGCGCAGGCGTCCGACTCCCAGCTCCAGAAGATCCTCTCCTACCTGGAGATCGGCCAGCAGGAGGGCGCGAAGATCCTCACGGGCGGTCAGCGCGTGGAGCACGGCGGCGAACTGGCGGGCGGCTACTACGTCCAGCCGACGGTCTTCGAGGGCGACAACCGGATGCGGATCTTCCAGGAGGAGATCTTCGGCCCGGTCGTGGCGGTGGCCTCCTTCACCGACTTCGACGACGCCATCACGACGGCCAACGACACGCTGTACGGCCTCGGAGCGGGCGTGTGGACCCGCGACACCAACACGGCCTACCGGGCAGGGCGCGCCATCAAGGCGGGCCGGGTCTGGACGAACTGCTACCACGCCTATCCGGCCCACGCGGCGTTCGGCGGCTACAAGGAGTCGGGCATCGGCCGGGAGAACCACAAGATGATGCTGGAGCACTACCAGCAGACGAAGAACCTCCTGGTGTCGTACTCGGCGCAGAAGCTGGGCTTCTTCTAG